The following coding sequences lie in one Apium graveolens cultivar Ventura chromosome 3, ASM990537v1, whole genome shotgun sequence genomic window:
- the LOC141713762 gene encoding uncharacterized protein At2g29880-like has protein sequence MSFSSGFGYDPISKRFTAPIEVWEEYIKPHPKDGNLRYETFDDYEDLKIAIGNEFAVGKNAIGLGSSIEARTLEVEEVRDLRIDGLIFDVDLLVQLDKLTTTFEGVYQLLKKREQERTYMIYRMGCY, from the exons ATGAGTTTTAGTTCTGGATTTGGATATGACCCTATTTCTAAGAGATTCACCGCTCCAATTGAAGTCTGGGAAGAGTACATAAAG CCTCACCCAAAAGATGGCAACTTGCGCTATGAGACATTTGATGATTATGAGGACTTAAAAATTGCTATTGGGAATGAGTTTGCAGTTGGAAAAAATGCAattggattgggtagttctatTGAAGCAAGAACACTAGAAGTTGAGGAAGTGAGGGACTTGCGCATTGACGGCTTGATTTTTGATGTTGATCTTTTAGTGCAACTTGATAAACTTACAACAACTTTTGAAGGAGTTTATCAATTATTGAAAAAAAGGGAACAAGAAAGAACATATATGATATACCGCATGGGATGCTATTAA
- the LOC141713763 gene encoding uncharacterized protein LOC141713763 — MSRFTIADNELFKKSSTGLFQRCLKKYEADMVLRDAHEGECGNHTKWEKPFTENITLRLLLANVKPSELLNMSIPSWPFMKWGMDIVGKMPPAPGQIVFLLVMTDYFLKWIEAKAFKQVTSKEVISFIKRNILCKFDVPSEIICDNGSQFISKKMKAFCKRWNINLIKSTPRYPQANGQAESSNKS, encoded by the exons ATGTCAAGATTCACTATTGCGGACAATGAGTTGTTCAAAAAATCTTCTACGGGACTATTTCAAAGATGTTTGAAAAAGTATGAGGCCGACATGGTTTTGAGGGATGCACATGAAGGAGAATGTGGGAATCACACCAAATGGGAGAAACCTTTCACTGAAAATATTACGCTTAGGTTATTATTGGCCAATGTTAAG CCGTCTGAGCTCCTGAACATGTCCATTCCTTCTTGGCCCTTCATGAAGTGGGGAATGGACATTGTGGGAAAGATGCCACCTGCACCTGGACAGATAGTCTTTTTGCTAGTCATGACAGATTATTTTTTGAAATGGATCGAAGCGAAGGCGTTCAAGCAAGTCACGTCAAAAGAAGTGATATCATTCATCAAGAGGAATATTTTATGCAAGTTCGATGTGCCATCTGAGATCATTTGTGACAATGGATCGCAATTCATAAGTAAAAAGATGAAAGCATTTTGTAAACGGTGGAACATCAACTTAATCAAGTCAACACCAAGATACCCCCAAGCTAATGGACAGGCTGAATCAAGTAATAAATCATAA
- the LOC141713764 gene encoding uncharacterized protein LOC141713764 yields the protein MAKWAILLSTYDIVYDIRTAIKSQALADFVVDFSRSQMTATEEEFQRVVSRADVNPWTLHIDGASNLNGTGLGLVLKLPQGNIIAYSICCGFKTTNNEAEYEAIILGLTTAKDMKVTHIDVKCDSLDCQSCQWFLDVTKQLTNYFDIFNIQQIPRESNIQVDALAGLGVIFNGLRLNNIPIVHIIKPVVERLAYEMKVLALN from the coding sequence ATGGCTAAATGGGCCATCCTCCTAAGTACATATGATATCGTATACGACATTAGAACTGCCATAAAATCGCAAGCTTTAGCTGACTTTGTGGTTGATTTCAGTCGAAGCCAAATGACAGCAACTGAAGAGGAGTTCCAACGAGTTGTTTCGAGAGCAGACGTCAACCCATGGACGTTACACATTGATGGGGCTTCAAACTTGAATGGAACAGGTTTGGGGCTTGTGTTAAAATTGCCACAAGGGAATATAATAGCATATTCAATATGTTGTGGTTTCAAAACTACTAATAATGAGGCTGAGTACGAGGCAATAATCTTGGGATTGACGACTGCCAAAGACATGAAAGTTACACACATCGACGTAAAATGTGACTCACTTGATTGTCAATCATGTCAATGGTTCCTAGATGTCACTAAACAATTGACAAATTATTTTGACATATTCAACATACAACAGATACCAAGGGAGAGTAATATTCAAGTTGATGCACTAGCTGGGCTTGGGGTAATTTTCAATGGCCTTAGATTGAACAACATCCCAATTGTACATATCATAAAGCCTGTTGTCGAAAGGTTAGCCTATGAAATGAAAGTGTTGGCCCTTAATTAA
- the LOC141711504 gene encoding uncharacterized protein LOC141711504 — MGGFTKLIDAILFLFFLVIAVAVPVLDSQTCLPRGLYPDVLVNLKTWYTNEYGDYLVAEKPHFFVGIVWLELLFQWPLSIAALYGIFAGKYWIKTVCLMYGSSTLTAMVAILAEMKNSGRASEKLMMLYYPFMGFALLAILRGLVPHSGRTTTIGKRPIFNRKKRV; from the exons ATGGGAGGCTTTACAAAACTCATAGATGCAATACTGTTCTTGTTTTTCTTGGTAATAGCAGTGGCTGTTCCTGTTCTTGATTCTCAAACATGTCTGCCTCGGGGTCTGTACCCAGATGTTCTTGTGAATCTTAAAACGTGGTACACAAATGAATATGGTGATTATTTAGTTGCTGAGAAACCTCATTTCTTTGTTGGGATTGTTTGGCTTGAGCTTTTGTTTCAGTGGCCTCTTTCGATTGCTGCTCTTTATGGGATTTTTGCTGGTAAATATTGGATTAAGACTGTTTGTTTGATGTATGGCTCATCTACTCTTACTGCAATG GTAGCCATATTAGCAGAGATGAAGAATTCAGGAAGAGCATCGGAAAAGCTCATGATGTTGTACTACCCTTTCATGGGTTTTGCTCTTTTAGCCATATTGCGTGGCCTGGTACCCCATTCTGGAAGAACTACTACAATTGGCAAGAGACCTATATTCAACAGGAAAAAGAGGGTTTGA